In Cyanobium sp. ATX 6F1, the following are encoded in one genomic region:
- a CDS encoding succinate dehydrogenase/fumarate reductase iron-sulfur subunit, translating into MTTSISLTLRIWRQEASEVAGAFQSYRLEAVSTDLSLLETLDQLNEQLVAAGERPVQFEHDCREGICGSCGFLVNGQAHGPQAATSVCQLYLREFADGASLTLEPWRARAFPLIQDLAVERAALDRLLIAGGYCSVNTGQAPEANAILVGQEQARSAFETATCIGCGACVASCRNASASLFVAAKLVHLGQLPQGQPERARRIAAMQVAIAAEGFGGCSSHLECEAVCPQQISADWISWMHAE; encoded by the coding sequence ATGACCACCTCCATCTCACTCACACTGCGCATTTGGCGCCAGGAGGCAAGCGAGGTCGCCGGTGCCTTCCAGAGCTACCGGCTAGAGGCCGTGAGCACCGATCTCTCCCTGCTGGAGACACTCGACCAGCTCAACGAGCAACTGGTCGCTGCCGGCGAGCGACCGGTGCAGTTTGAGCACGACTGCCGCGAGGGCATCTGCGGCAGCTGTGGTTTCCTTGTGAATGGCCAGGCCCATGGCCCCCAGGCCGCCACCAGTGTCTGCCAGCTTTACCTGCGCGAGTTCGCCGATGGCGCCAGCCTCACCCTGGAGCCCTGGCGGGCCCGGGCTTTCCCATTGATCCAAGACCTGGCGGTGGAGCGCGCCGCCCTCGACCGGCTGCTGATCGCCGGTGGCTACTGCTCGGTGAACACGGGCCAGGCGCCGGAAGCCAATGCCATCCTGGTGGGCCAGGAGCAGGCCCGCTCGGCCTTCGAAACGGCCACCTGCATCGGCTGCGGTGCTTGTGTGGCCAGCTGCCGCAACGCTTCGGCCAGCCTGTTTGTGGCTGCCAAGCTGGTCCATTTGGGCCAGTTGCCGCAGGGGCAGCCGGAACGGGCGCGCCGCATCGCCGCCATGCAGGTGGCGATAGCGGCCGAGGGCTTCGGAGGTTGCAGCAGCCACCTGGAGTGCGAAGCGGTGTGCCCGCAGCAGATCTCGGCCGACTGGATCAGTTGGATGCACGCAGAATAA
- a CDS encoding phytanoyl-CoA dioxygenase family protein: MNKHIQELHEKGFTVLRKCISEDARKDALAAYDYICAERAAEALATSKANGRNSRLVNSHLESEKISSLFLSKSLLDTCDTFFGGRRSAIYTSLFFEEGTKQPLHRDAPVFCTFPENLFLGCWFALEDSRISNGALMGIPASHKIFYDELKKRYEIGVDRLKDLPDIPYSDNVSWNQYQNYVYDSCSKIGLACEPIEVDACDVVVWHPLFVHGGLPHTSDATRKSIVMHVIPEEVDVHGSYLFFSPYKTFAPRRMEFISIGSSERKMKTECVHFGKDA, encoded by the coding sequence ATGAACAAGCACATCCAAGAGCTTCACGAAAAAGGATTCACCGTTCTACGAAAGTGCATCAGCGAAGATGCAAGGAAAGATGCCTTAGCAGCATATGACTATATCTGCGCTGAACGGGCTGCAGAAGCACTAGCTACATCTAAAGCCAACGGCAGAAACTCCCGCCTTGTCAACTCACACCTCGAATCAGAGAAGATTTCCTCACTATTCTTATCCAAGAGTCTTCTTGACACATGCGACACGTTTTTTGGGGGCCGTAGAAGCGCTATTTATACATCTTTATTCTTTGAGGAGGGGACCAAGCAACCGCTTCACAGAGATGCGCCAGTATTCTGCACATTCCCAGAAAATTTGTTCCTTGGATGCTGGTTTGCGCTAGAAGATTCACGCATCTCTAATGGCGCCTTAATGGGGATTCCCGCATCGCACAAGATATTTTACGACGAGCTGAAAAAGAGATATGAAATCGGAGTAGATAGACTTAAAGATTTGCCTGACATCCCTTACAGCGATAATGTTTCTTGGAATCAATATCAAAACTACGTTTACGATTCTTGTAGCAAGATTGGACTTGCTTGTGAGCCAATTGAAGTAGATGCATGTGACGTGGTGGTATGGCATCCACTGTTCGTGCATGGGGGGCTTCCGCATACTTCAGATGCAACCCGCAAGTCGATTGTCATGCATGTGATCCCAGAGGAAGTTGACGTACATGGATCGTATCTTTTCTTTAGCCCATACAAGACTTTTGCCCCAAGGCGAATGGAGTTTATAAGCATTGGAAGCTCAGAAAGAAAGATGAAGACTGAGTGTGTTCACTTTGGAAAAGATGCATAG
- a CDS encoding fumarate reductase/succinate dehydrogenase flavoprotein subunit, with protein MGGLPDPRLPAGPLAGAWSRTRENLPLISPLRKRQLHVLVVGSGLAGASAAATLAEQGYRVTVLTYHDSPRRAHSVAAQGGINAAKNYAGDGDSVERLFADTLRGGDFRAREAGCMRLAELSGGIIDQAVAQGVPFARDYGGTLATRSFGGALVSRTFYARGQTGQQLLYGAIGALLRQVAAGRITLLPRRDVLELITVDGVARGVVARHLLSGELEVHTAQAVVLATGGYSNVFFLSTNALKSNATAIWRAHRQGALLANPCFTQIHPTCIPSGDPGQSKLTLMSESLRNDGRIWLPAIAGDSRPPEQIPEAERDYFLERLYPRYANMAPRDLASRRALELCNAGHGVGPGGRSMYLDLRDAINEQGRGVIEERYGNLLEMYERISGADPYATPLRIYPAPHYTMGGLWVDYQLMSSIPGLFVLGEANFSEHGANRLGASALMQGLADGYFIAPATVTAWMSGHPTPAIGAEHPSCREAVVRAQARINSVLAVQGQLPVDRLHRELGALMIERCGMSRTAEGLQKGLAELAAIEQCFHGDVRVPGAAEGPNPELEKALRVADFFGLAQLMLRDALAREESCGAHFREEHQSADGEARRDDARFAHIAAWEHRGDDSEPIRHSEALTFTVLQPSARSYR; from the coding sequence ATGGGAGGTCTGCCCGATCCGCGCCTTCCCGCCGGCCCGCTGGCCGGTGCCTGGAGCCGCACCCGCGAAAACCTCCCCTTGATCAGCCCGCTGCGCAAGCGGCAGCTGCATGTTTTGGTGGTGGGCTCGGGTCTGGCCGGTGCTTCGGCGGCAGCCACCCTGGCCGAGCAGGGCTACCGGGTCACGGTGCTCACTTATCACGACAGCCCGCGTCGGGCCCATTCGGTCGCCGCCCAGGGGGGTATCAATGCGGCCAAAAACTACGCTGGCGATGGCGACAGCGTGGAGCGCCTGTTTGCCGACACCCTGCGCGGCGGCGACTTCCGCGCACGTGAGGCCGGCTGCATGCGCCTGGCCGAACTGAGCGGCGGCATCATTGATCAGGCCGTGGCCCAGGGTGTGCCGTTCGCCCGCGACTACGGCGGCACCCTGGCAACTCGCAGCTTTGGTGGGGCTCTGGTGAGTCGCACGTTCTACGCCCGTGGGCAAACCGGCCAGCAGCTGCTCTATGGGGCTATCGGGGCGCTGCTGCGCCAGGTGGCAGCCGGCCGCATCACCCTGCTGCCTCGCCGCGATGTGCTCGAGCTGATCACGGTGGATGGGGTGGCCCGGGGGGTGGTGGCCCGCCACCTGCTCAGCGGTGAGCTGGAAGTTCACACGGCCCAGGCGGTGGTGCTGGCCACCGGCGGCTATAGCAATGTGTTTTTCCTGTCGACGAACGCGCTCAAATCGAACGCCACGGCGATCTGGCGGGCCCACCGCCAGGGAGCCTTGCTCGCCAATCCCTGCTTCACCCAGATCCACCCCACCTGCATCCCAAGCGGCGATCCCGGCCAGAGCAAGCTCACGCTGATGAGCGAAAGCCTGCGCAACGATGGGCGCATCTGGTTGCCCGCCATCGCAGGCGACAGCCGCCCGCCGGAGCAGATCCCCGAGGCCGAGCGCGACTACTTCCTGGAGCGCCTCTACCCCCGCTACGCCAACATGGCCCCACGTGACCTGGCCTCCCGCCGGGCCCTTGAACTCTGCAACGCTGGCCATGGCGTAGGGCCTGGCGGCCGCTCGATGTATCTGGATCTTCGTGATGCCATCAACGAGCAGGGGCGCGGCGTGATCGAAGAGCGCTACGGCAACCTCTTGGAAATGTATGAGCGCATCAGTGGCGCCGACCCCTACGCCACCCCTCTGCGCATCTATCCGGCGCCGCACTACACCATGGGCGGGCTTTGGGTGGACTACCAGCTGATGAGCTCGATCCCGGGTCTGTTCGTGCTGGGGGAAGCCAACTTCTCCGAACACGGCGCTAACCGCCTTGGCGCAAGCGCCCTGATGCAGGGCCTGGCCGACGGCTACTTCATCGCGCCCGCCACGGTGACGGCCTGGATGTCTGGCCATCCCACCCCTGCAATCGGAGCCGAGCACCCCTCCTGCCGCGAGGCGGTGGTTCGAGCCCAGGCCCGTATTAACAGCGTGCTGGCGGTTCAAGGCCAGCTTCCGGTGGACCGCCTTCACCGGGAGCTGGGGGCGCTGATGATCGAGCGATGCGGCATGAGCCGCACGGCCGAGGGGCTGCAGAAGGGACTGGCGGAATTGGCCGCGATCGAGCAGTGCTTCCACGGCGACGTGCGGGTGCCCGGGGCAGCGGAGGGCCCCAATCCGGAACTGGAGAAGGCACTGCGGGTGGCGGATTTCTTCGGGCTCGCCCAGCTGATGCTGCGCGACGCCCTGGCCCGGGAGGAATCCTGCGGCGCCCACTTCCGCGAGGAGCACCAGAGCGCCGACGGCGAAGCCCGCCGCGACGACGCCCGCTTCGCCCACATCGCCGCCTGGGAGCACCGGGGCGATGACAGCGAGCCGATCCGCCACAGCGAAGCGCTCACCTTCACCGTTCTGCAGCCCAGCGCCCGTAGCTACCGATGA
- a CDS encoding putative capsular polysaccharide synthesis family protein, giving the protein MPHGMPTDISLLIDNGELRDLEVDNYLPERIRLIDFEYYRTATHCGDKPDLLHLSRQELLLHNIRRGRLEGRVYNPRILQYLDSGFYRSAYPELDLMDNAHARKHWLYDGAFQMRAPNSVTKQIMESYIHLFQMGKVGSKSIEESLRMAGHTKQVMHLHFANEMITTYPDCYYSYPEIIRDSSSDIFFITGVREPISRILSGWIESIKSHASSMSLSYLEDLLDDPISLEMSLERELGTIADWFKHNFYCGLDVYSKPFNQERGFAIVSGARHKVLVYTIDKLDGLWGDLSEFLGLDLKCTRINETRLKGSREQELQSRIRMVKLSQKIIDKAFDSKYVRHFWSTEDIIKFKGLYADLD; this is encoded by the coding sequence ATGCCACACGGTATGCCCACTGATATATCATTGTTAATCGACAATGGAGAGCTTAGGGACCTAGAGGTTGACAACTACTTGCCTGAACGCATACGCTTAATTGATTTTGAATATTACAGAACAGCTACCCATTGTGGCGACAAGCCAGACTTGCTTCACCTAAGCAGGCAAGAGCTGCTGCTTCATAATATCCGACGAGGAAGATTAGAGGGAAGAGTCTACAATCCACGAATTCTGCAATACCTAGATTCAGGTTTTTATCGTTCAGCCTACCCAGAGCTTGATCTTATGGATAATGCTCATGCACGGAAACATTGGCTTTATGATGGAGCTTTTCAGATGAGAGCTCCTAATTCAGTCACGAAGCAGATAATGGAGTCATACATACACCTTTTTCAAATGGGAAAGGTTGGATCTAAGTCTATTGAAGAGTCATTGAGGATGGCGGGTCATACCAAGCAAGTAATGCATCTTCATTTTGCAAATGAGATGATTACTACATATCCCGACTGCTATTATTCATATCCAGAGATTATAAGGGATTCGTCTAGTGATATTTTTTTTATCACAGGAGTTCGCGAGCCAATTAGTCGTATTCTCAGTGGATGGATAGAGTCAATCAAAAGCCATGCATCGTCAATGAGCCTAAGTTATCTAGAGGATTTACTAGATGACCCCATCAGTCTTGAGATGAGCTTGGAAAGAGAGTTAGGTACAATAGCCGATTGGTTTAAACACAATTTTTACTGTGGACTTGATGTTTACTCAAAGCCATTCAATCAAGAAAGAGGATTTGCGATTGTATCAGGGGCGCGTCACAAGGTTCTTGTATATACAATTGATAAACTTGATGGCCTTTGGGGCGACCTGTCAGAATTTTTGGGGCTTGACCTTAAATGTACGAGGATTAATGAAACGAGGCTTAAGGGATCTAGAGAACAAGAGCTTCAGAGCAGGATAAGGATGGTTAAGTTATCACAGAAAATCATAGATAAAGCATTTGATAGTAAATATGTCAGGCATTTCTGGAGCACTGAAGATATTATAAAATTCAAGGGACTGTATGCAGATCTAGACTAA
- a CDS encoding methyltransferase domain-containing protein: protein MSEFGNTVIFNRILKFLDISNEFEFDAQVVEVANSGDLGAHFNLSSTFELVKRIQIRNELSISLDILSEPIGSHTGLAYDVVNNEALVDKSLCIFGNSFIDRPHGWGLAPYFCRIFRKVRFCWESAFYPELVEDFKPDIVIFQTCERFLQRAPGKKPYGHYPHIVMNSQSLNRTFFQIKQPTMMIHPTLVPESSDYLIAPTFDCKIYLKSICLGNYGPKNPFCLFSLAQLNKWEMPSSNEIHCVCLESRQFQRIDICHFTQKYIDNGIIELLRSSVSPGKWEIYSFYPRSNQAFELAVGVVIPSSSKDFKLILKCDGRLPVDQFYYHDENLGQAHWFMPENNVVGATYNFENMPMDPYLSFTLQVEDASSGDIIDYMPITIHTNSAMLDCLPDLARIRRVAGPNANACMFLNSGRTSYDRLKYIAKKYGKDIETDKTSILDWGVGCGRVAMHMAQHKNLTLQGIDIDKDNIEWCSNNLLAGIYSFVDPFPPTVLESQSIDLIYSCSVLSHLTQSAADAWMHELKRILRNGGIALLSFNGTSNTASYLSKRPEEFLNVIQDSGFFDGDTCKELDGYIPDSSYYRASFVNDAFWVNLFQKYFNLLGIEYSVVSGHQHIAVLTH, encoded by the coding sequence TTGTCCGAGTTTGGTAATACTGTAATTTTTAACAGAATATTGAAATTTCTAGATATTAGCAACGAATTTGAGTTTGATGCTCAGGTCGTTGAAGTCGCTAATAGTGGTGATCTAGGCGCTCATTTTAATTTAAGTAGCACATTCGAATTGGTAAAACGAATCCAGATAAGAAATGAGCTCAGCATATCATTGGATATCTTATCGGAGCCTATTGGATCACATACAGGCCTTGCATATGACGTAGTGAATAATGAAGCATTAGTTGACAAGAGTCTATGCATTTTTGGAAACTCGTTCATTGATAGGCCGCATGGATGGGGTCTTGCGCCATATTTCTGTAGAATATTTCGGAAGGTTCGTTTTTGCTGGGAATCAGCATTTTACCCTGAACTAGTCGAAGACTTTAAACCTGATATTGTTATTTTTCAGACTTGTGAGCGTTTCTTACAGAGAGCTCCGGGCAAGAAACCATATGGTCATTACCCTCATATCGTTATGAATAGTCAAAGCCTTAATCGTACCTTTTTTCAAATCAAGCAGCCTACCATGATGATACATCCCACTCTTGTTCCTGAGTCTAGTGATTACTTAATAGCTCCAACATTTGATTGTAAAATTTATCTTAAGTCGATCTGTCTTGGGAATTATGGGCCTAAAAATCCATTTTGTCTTTTTAGCCTTGCACAGCTCAATAAATGGGAGATGCCTAGTTCTAATGAAATTCATTGTGTTTGCTTGGAGTCGAGACAGTTTCAGCGCATAGATATATGTCATTTCACGCAGAAGTATATAGATAATGGTATCATAGAGCTGTTGCGAAGCTCAGTGAGCCCAGGTAAATGGGAGATATATAGCTTTTATCCACGTTCTAACCAAGCATTTGAGCTTGCTGTAGGCGTAGTCATTCCTTCGTCATCAAAAGATTTTAAATTGATTCTAAAGTGTGATGGCCGTTTACCAGTCGATCAATTCTACTATCATGACGAGAACCTAGGTCAAGCTCATTGGTTTATGCCTGAAAATAATGTAGTTGGTGCAACATATAATTTTGAGAATATGCCAATGGATCCATATCTGTCATTTACATTGCAAGTTGAGGATGCTTCCTCGGGTGATATAATTGATTATATGCCCATAACCATTCATACAAATTCTGCTATGCTTGACTGCTTGCCGGATTTAGCGAGAATTCGCAGGGTAGCTGGCCCTAACGCGAACGCATGTATGTTCCTGAATAGTGGACGAACTAGCTATGATCGACTAAAATATATAGCAAAAAAATACGGGAAGGACATCGAAACAGATAAAACATCAATCCTTGACTGGGGTGTTGGTTGTGGTAGAGTAGCAATGCATATGGCCCAGCATAAAAACTTGACTCTACAGGGTATTGATATCGATAAGGATAATATTGAATGGTGTTCCAATAACTTACTAGCCGGTATCTATTCGTTTGTAGATCCTTTCCCGCCAACTGTCTTAGAGAGTCAGTCAATAGACTTGATTTATTCTTGTTCTGTTTTGTCGCATCTAACGCAATCAGCTGCGGACGCTTGGATGCATGAGTTAAAGCGGATTCTTCGGAACGGCGGAATTGCTTTGCTTTCATTTAATGGGACTTCTAATACGGCTTCATATCTCTCTAAACGGCCAGAAGAGTTTTTGAATGTAATTCAAGATTCAGGCTTCTTCGATGGTGATACTTGCAAAGAGCTTGATGGATATATACCGGATAGCAGCTACTACAGGGCCTCATTTGTAAACGATGCTTTTTGGGTTAATCTTTTTCAGAAGTACTTCAATTTGTTGGGAATAGAGTACTCAGTGGTTTCCGGGCATCAGCATATTGCAGTGTTGACTCATTAG
- a CDS encoding methyltransferase domain-containing protein, translating into MNETLLTWREFEVYSQRMLAATRAACSAYREIISIGEFEFYCTSCRALVKAKPTTDWNLRNCILCPQCGLSGRERHLLDNLKSLSKNMRSSNISIACFESITQFADVIRKLYPGAHMSEFIDQNAKPGSIQIIEVLRAECIHQDITNTSHEDSSIQIIIHRDVYEHIPNIKSALKEAHRILASNGYMIFTMPLYDRQQTVSRCEIIDGTLRHHLPEAYHGNPLSPDGSLVFTDPGIDFFETCESSGFAIELFLGLDIAKGYFPDCNPYDIYHSWNLCFILRKA; encoded by the coding sequence ATGAACGAGACCCTGCTCACATGGAGAGAATTCGAAGTCTATTCTCAAAGAATGCTTGCCGCAACAAGGGCCGCGTGCTCAGCCTACAGAGAAATAATCAGCATCGGCGAATTTGAATTCTACTGCACTAGTTGCAGAGCCTTAGTCAAGGCAAAGCCAACAACAGACTGGAATCTGAGAAACTGCATATTATGCCCCCAATGCGGCCTGTCAGGCAGAGAGCGACACTTGCTAGATAATTTAAAGTCACTATCAAAGAATATGCGAAGCAGCAATATATCGATTGCATGTTTTGAAAGCATAACGCAGTTTGCAGATGTAATTAGGAAGCTCTATCCAGGCGCCCACATGTCCGAGTTTATAGACCAGAATGCCAAGCCGGGATCAATTCAAATAATAGAAGTACTGCGCGCAGAGTGCATACATCAAGATATCACCAACACAAGCCACGAAGACTCGTCGATTCAGATTATAATACACAGAGACGTCTATGAGCACATCCCAAATATAAAATCAGCCCTAAAGGAAGCGCACAGGATTCTAGCATCGAATGGGTACATGATATTCACTATGCCTCTATATGATAGACAACAGACAGTGTCAAGATGCGAGATCATAGATGGAACGCTCAGGCATCACTTACCAGAGGCTTACCATGGCAACCCCCTCTCACCCGATGGATCACTTGTTTTTACAGATCCAGGCATTGATTTTTTTGAAACATGTGAGTCCTCAGGCTTTGCTATAGAGTTGTTTCTTGGCCTTGACATTGCCAAGGGATACTTCCCGGATTGCAATCCATATGATATATATCACTCGTGGAATCTATGCTTTATACTTAGAAAAGCCTAG